One part of the Pseudomonadota bacterium genome encodes these proteins:
- the argF gene encoding ornithine carbamoyltransferase — protein MANLKGRSLISMADLTQDEVEKVLSLALDLKQQRRRGLAHPWLQGRVVAMIFEKPSTRTRISFEAGVMQLGGQAILLSSRDMQIGRGETVADTARVLSRFVDAVMARTFAHETLTELARWGSIPVINGLSDLEHPCQALGDLLTLQERFGRLEGLKLAYLGDGNNVANSLLLAAAIAGLDCAVAHPPGYAPDEAIAARAAEIAAARGRSACVTQDPQEALHQADAVYTDVWTSMGQEGEEEARRSVFAPYQVNEQAMARARPDAVFMHCLPAHRGEEVSAAVMDGAQSIVFDQTENRLHVQKAVMALVVP, from the coding sequence ATGGCGAATCTCAAGGGGCGCAGCCTCATCTCGATGGCCGATCTCACGCAAGACGAGGTCGAGAAGGTGCTCTCCCTGGCCCTTGACCTGAAGCAGCAGCGGAGAAGAGGCCTGGCCCACCCCTGGCTGCAGGGACGCGTGGTGGCCATGATCTTCGAGAAGCCGTCGACACGCACGCGCATCTCGTTCGAGGCTGGGGTGATGCAGCTCGGAGGGCAGGCCATCCTGCTCTCGTCTCGAGACATGCAGATCGGGCGCGGAGAGACGGTTGCCGACACGGCTCGCGTCCTGAGCCGCTTCGTCGACGCGGTCATGGCGCGCACGTTCGCCCACGAGACCCTGACCGAGCTGGCGCGCTGGGGGAGCATCCCGGTCATCAACGGGCTGTCTGACCTCGAGCACCCCTGCCAGGCGCTGGGCGATCTCCTCACGCTGCAGGAGCGCTTCGGCCGGCTCGAGGGCCTCAAGCTGGCCTATCTGGGTGATGGCAACAACGTGGCCAACTCGCTTCTGCTCGCGGCTGCCATCGCGGGGCTCGACTGCGCCGTCGCACACCCCCCGGGGTATGCGCCGGACGAGGCCATCGCGGCTCGCGCGGCAGAGATCGCTGCGGCGCGTGGACGCTCCGCCTGCGTGACGCAGGATCCGCAGGAGGCCCTGCACCAGGCGGACGCCGTCTACACCGACGTGTGGACGAGCATGGGGCAGGAGGGCGAGGAGGAGGCCCGCCGCTCGGTGTTCGCGCCCTACCAGGTGAATGAGCAGGCCATGGCGCGTGCGCGGCCCGACGCGGTGTTCATGCACTGCCTGCCGGCACATCGGGGAGAAGAGGTGTCCGCCGCCGTGATGGATGGCGCCCAGTCGATCGTGTTCGATCAGACAGAGAACCGCCTGCACGTGCAGAAGGCGGTCATGGCGCTCGTCGTCCCGTGA
- a CDS encoding type IV pilus twitching motility protein PilT: MTIKSSPKNQIDETLKDLLKRVVQQNASDLHLSATNFPILRIKGQLVPLHTLERLTPDKIQKMLIGLLTGVQYERLVNDKELDLSIALPDVARFRANLFFEQDAMGAVFRVIPNIPRDHQELGVPLIIRELAQRNQGLILVTGPSGSGKTTSLASTIEYINMTRNCHIITIEDPIEYTYVNKKCLIRQREVGIHTNSFSAALLSALRQDPDIILVGEMRDLETMKTTLTAAETGHLVFSTLHTNGSIDTINRIIDVFPAHQQSQVRIQLATTLEGVFSQLLIPRSRGKGMVLATEILIATPAVRNLIRDSRAHHLRSIIETGAEYGMQTMESCLKQLVTSGLITYEDALARAYDVESFKQIMA; encoded by the coding sequence ATGACCATCAAATCGAGCCCGAAGAACCAGATCGACGAAACGCTCAAGGACCTCCTGAAGCGCGTCGTCCAGCAGAATGCAAGCGACCTGCATCTGTCCGCCACCAACTTCCCCATTCTGCGAATCAAGGGGCAACTGGTTCCATTGCACACCCTCGAGCGGCTGACGCCGGACAAGATCCAGAAGATGCTCATCGGTCTGCTGACGGGCGTGCAGTACGAGCGCCTGGTGAACGACAAGGAGCTCGACCTGTCCATCGCGCTGCCAGACGTTGCGCGCTTCCGCGCCAACCTGTTCTTCGAGCAGGACGCCATGGGAGCCGTGTTCCGCGTCATCCCGAACATCCCGCGCGATCACCAGGAGCTGGGCGTCCCCCTCATCATCCGTGAGCTGGCGCAGCGCAACCAGGGGCTCATCCTCGTCACCGGACCCTCGGGGAGCGGCAAGACCACGAGTCTTGCCAGCACCATCGAGTACATCAACATGACGCGCAACTGCCACATCATCACGATCGAAGACCCCATCGAGTACACCTACGTCAACAAGAAGTGCTTGATCCGGCAGCGTGAGGTGGGCATCCACACCAACTCCTTCTCGGCCGCACTCCTCTCCGCGCTGCGCCAGGACCCCGACATCATCCTGGTGGGCGAGATGCGCGATCTCGAGACCATGAAGACCACGCTGACGGCGGCCGAGACGGGTCACCTGGTGTTCTCGACCCTCCACACCAACGGCTCCATCGATACCATCAATCGCATCATCGACGTGTTCCCCGCGCACCAGCAGTCGCAGGTGCGCATCCAGCTGGCGACAACCCTCGAAGGGGTGTTCTCACAGCTCCTCATCCCGCGCTCCCGCGGGAAGGGCATGGTTCTGGCGACAGAGATCCTCATTGCAACGCCCGCCGTGAGAAACCTGATCCGCGACTCCCGTGCCCATCATCTGCGCAGCATCATCGAGACCGGCGCGGAGTATGGCATGCAGACGATGGAGTCGTGCCTCAAGCAGCTGGTGACCTCCGGGCTCATCACCTACGAAGACGCGCTCGCTCGGGCCTACGACGTGGAGAGCTTCAAGCAGATCATGGCCTGA
- a CDS encoding tetratricopeptide repeat protein: MIAACRGGSARRASNLAQTDGAVQHAPIHVPGRCLILSGKLNFNRMLTVLALSAAIGGASGAAQAAPVQFQTDLAPVTAPKPRPVATPASTPQPSAPAKNEASTERPAPYIKPRPVPAAVPYPKTPVENDLFVGQPIGPLMLKNAEQILLLNSLATADMSLWTVVLKRNHAILDDEFISVMGNRSEDAMRKAVTSFTSVRQLNGQIDKANAAHDSQTAARLTEQRNRAERASSGYVEISFRYALLGDLAAAEIHRPDTCRIKLAERYMASPNGAHMALAIVGNILVTDKDNYEALALSARIRSKIGDYYGAMTQYEKVLRRNANNAEAWTAIGKAHLLVSDFRKAKDALRNAVACTSGGSTEEAKQLLDKLDHPQQLPPPSDPSITPLGVDTTADAAEAVLLTAEEAMQASRLEEARKAFERVVMLRPTDARPHIRLGDLYFRQSDFLKAIDEYNTATKLSPANPLPLRYLGLACEKVYDSTKSPQYLERALECIASAIRIKADYAEARTDQERLLAKKSAEMPH, from the coding sequence ATGATCGCGGCGTGCAGGGGAGGGAGCGCGCGTCGGGCGTCGAATCTCGCCCAGACCGATGGAGCGGTGCAACACGCGCCAATCCACGTACCTGGGAGGTGCCTGATCTTGTCTGGCAAGCTGAACTTCAATCGAATGCTCACCGTGCTTGCGCTCTCCGCGGCGATCGGGGGAGCGAGTGGCGCGGCGCAGGCCGCGCCGGTGCAGTTCCAGACCGACCTGGCGCCGGTGACCGCCCCGAAGCCTCGACCCGTGGCGACTCCCGCGTCGACGCCGCAGCCATCGGCCCCCGCGAAGAACGAAGCCAGCACCGAGAGGCCCGCGCCGTACATCAAGCCCAGGCCCGTTCCCGCAGCCGTGCCCTATCCGAAGACGCCGGTCGAGAACGACCTGTTCGTCGGCCAGCCCATCGGTCCGCTCATGCTCAAGAACGCGGAGCAGATCCTGTTGCTCAACAGCCTTGCGACGGCCGACATGTCGCTGTGGACGGTGGTGCTGAAGCGAAACCACGCCATTCTCGATGACGAGTTCATCAGCGTGATGGGCAATCGCAGCGAAGACGCGATGCGCAAGGCGGTGACGTCGTTCACGTCGGTTCGCCAGCTGAACGGCCAGATCGACAAGGCGAACGCGGCCCACGACTCCCAGACGGCCGCTCGGCTCACAGAGCAGCGAAACCGCGCGGAGCGGGCCAGCAGCGGATATGTCGAGATCAGCTTCCGCTACGCCCTGCTCGGCGATCTCGCGGCCGCCGAGATCCACCGCCCGGACACCTGTCGCATCAAGCTTGCCGAGCGCTATATGGCGTCTCCGAACGGCGCGCACATGGCGCTGGCCATCGTGGGCAACATCCTCGTCACCGACAAGGACAACTACGAGGCGCTCGCGCTGTCGGCGCGCATCCGCTCGAAGATCGGTGACTACTACGGGGCCATGACGCAGTACGAGAAGGTGCTGCGCAGAAACGCGAACAACGCCGAGGCCTGGACCGCCATCGGCAAGGCGCACCTCCTGGTCTCCGACTTCCGCAAGGCGAAGGACGCTCTCCGCAATGCGGTTGCCTGCACCAGCGGCGGGAGCACAGAAGAGGCGAAGCAGCTCCTCGACAAGCTCGACCATCCGCAGCAGCTTCCTCCTCCCAGCGATCCGTCGATCACGCCGCTGGGCGTCGATACCACCGCCGATGCGGCAGAGGCGGTTCTGCTCACCGCGGAAGAGGCGATGCAGGCGAGTCGCCTGGAAGAGGCGCGCAAGGCCTTCGAACGGGTTGTCATGCTGCGCCCCACCGATGCACGCCCGCACATCAGGCTCGGTGACCTCTACTTCCGCCAGTCAGACTTCCTCAAGGCCATCGACGAGTACAACACGGCAACCAAGCTCTCGCCCGCGAATCCCCTCCCGCTGCGGTATCTCGGCCTGGCTTGCGAGAAGGTGTATGACTCCACGAAGAGCCCGCAGTATCTCGAGCGTGCGCTCGAGTGCATTGCGAGCGCCATCCGCATCAAGGCTGACTACGCCGAGGCGCGAACTGACCAGGAGCGCCTCCTCGCGAAGAAGTCAGCTGAGATGCCCCACTGA
- the surE gene encoding 5'/3'-nucleotidase SurE codes for MNILVSNDDGVSSPGLHALVNALKSLGHVTVVAPDRERSAVGHSLTFFHPLRVRELSRDEHSIVYACDGTPSDCVLLGIYDLMAQRPDLVVSGINRGANLGDDLTYSGTVSAAMEGLIHGVPGFAISQAAYEDLHWETGAAVARRIAVALQRHPLPPRTFLNVNVPNVPLDALKGLEATVQGESIYEQRLIKREDPRGSEYYWITGAIPRGERVPGTDFAAVLDNRVSITPVQLNLTNREFVNELSTWNI; via the coding sequence ATGAACATTCTCGTCTCGAACGACGACGGGGTCTCTTCTCCCGGACTGCACGCCCTCGTAAACGCGCTAAAATCGCTCGGGCACGTCACCGTGGTGGCCCCGGACCGGGAGCGCAGCGCAGTCGGCCACTCTCTCACCTTCTTCCACCCGCTGCGCGTGCGCGAGCTCTCACGAGACGAGCACAGCATCGTCTACGCCTGTGACGGTACCCCCAGCGACTGCGTTCTCCTCGGCATCTACGATCTGATGGCGCAGCGCCCCGACCTGGTGGTCTCTGGCATCAATCGCGGGGCGAACCTCGGCGATGACCTCACCTACTCCGGAACCGTGTCGGCGGCCATGGAAGGGCTCATCCACGGGGTCCCCGGGTTTGCCATCTCGCAGGCAGCCTATGAAGACCTGCACTGGGAGACGGGCGCGGCGGTCGCACGACGCATCGCTGTCGCGCTCCAGCGTCATCCCCTCCCGCCACGCACCTTTCTCAACGTGAACGTACCGAACGTACCCCTCGACGCACTCAAGGGATTGGAAGCCACCGTCCAGGGGGAGAGCATCTACGAGCAGCGTCTCATCAAGCGCGAAGACCCCCGCGGCAGCGAGTACTACTGGATCACGGGCGCCATCCCGCGAGGAGAGCGCGTTCCGGGCACAGATTTCGCCGCCGTTCTCGACAACCGCGTCTCCATCACGCCCGTGCAGCTCAACCTCACGAACCGGGAGTTCGTGAACGAGCTCTCGACCTGGAACATCTAG
- a CDS encoding superoxide dismutase, producing the protein MSVYTAKKWTLTLDGLSQEQLEQHYKLYEGYVNNTNTLLQKIKEQIDGGANGLTPGLAELRRRLGWEYNGMRLHELYFDNLGAPAALDPSSALASRINEQWGSFDAWLADFKTVCTMRGVGWAILYADPHTGLLQNFWVTEHEQGHPAGFVPVLVMDIWEHAFTVDYKPTERAKYVEAFFKNINWSAAADRYRTVSALAAH; encoded by the coding sequence ATGTCAGTGTACACCGCCAAGAAATGGACCCTCACCCTCGATGGCCTCAGCCAGGAGCAGCTTGAGCAGCACTACAAGCTCTACGAAGGGTATGTGAACAACACGAACACGCTCCTCCAGAAGATCAAGGAGCAGATCGACGGTGGCGCCAACGGCCTCACGCCCGGGCTCGCCGAGCTGCGTCGGCGCCTCGGATGGGAGTACAACGGCATGCGCCTTCACGAGCTCTACTTCGACAACCTCGGCGCACCGGCCGCCCTCGACCCGAGCTCGGCGCTCGCGTCCCGCATCAACGAGCAGTGGGGCTCGTTCGACGCATGGCTCGCCGATTTCAAGACCGTCTGCACCATGCGTGGGGTGGGCTGGGCGATTCTCTACGCCGACCCCCACACCGGCCTGCTGCAGAACTTCTGGGTGACCGAGCACGAGCAGGGGCACCCCGCGGGATTCGTTCCCGTGCTCGTCATGGACATCTGGGAGCACGCATTCACCGTCGACTACAAGCCCACCGAGCGGGCAAAGTACGTTGAGGCGTTCTTCAAGAACATCAACTGGAGCGCCGCAGCAGACCGGTACCGCACGGTGTCGGCCCTGGCCGCGCACTGA
- a CDS encoding NAD/NADP octopine/nopaline dehydrogenase translates to MTSHVRFDNNTRNVATRTCTAAPQCKGDRCFPVTLTLDAPDAVLARPASQQTIAVIGAGNSARALAAYLSAQGHVVHMLVRDLSRTGSLAATRQVRASGGVQGTFDLQSVTTDWKAVTHCDTVFIATVTTAYGEVIRRLAPHLRAGQTLILFSSKLAGSVEAQRILDEMQASRVAVVETDALFACRIQPDDSVWIRGVKGWTLYSAPQAGRTVADGRQLLAFFPRLEPARNVLQRGLTDFGALCHPTIMLANLNTIDRKSPFRFYYEGLTDRTVCLLEQMESEFQLLARAYDTPLIDMTELLHRYYGCNRSSLLAAIQSVPNYRHSLAPDTLSHRYLLEDVPNTLVPLYELSRLAGLRTPMIDAAVNIASIVTGIDFLRTGRTLAALGLDGMSASGIVEWMLA, encoded by the coding sequence TTGACTTCGCACGTTCGCTTCGACAACAATACGCGCAACGTGGCGACCCGCACATGCACCGCCGCGCCCCAATGCAAGGGAGATCGGTGCTTCCCCGTGACGCTCACACTCGACGCCCCCGACGCTGTCCTGGCCCGCCCTGCTTCGCAGCAGACCATTGCCGTCATCGGCGCGGGCAACTCTGCACGAGCCCTGGCGGCCTACCTGAGCGCCCAGGGCCATGTCGTACACATGCTCGTGCGAGATCTCTCGCGCACCGGCAGCCTGGCCGCAACTCGACAGGTCCGCGCGAGCGGAGGGGTGCAAGGCACCTTCGATCTGCAATCGGTCACCACCGACTGGAAGGCCGTCACGCACTGCGACACCGTCTTCATCGCCACCGTCACCACGGCATACGGCGAGGTGATCCGACGCCTCGCACCGCACCTGCGAGCAGGACAGACCCTGATCCTGTTCAGCAGCAAGCTGGCTGGCTCGGTCGAGGCGCAGCGCATCCTCGACGAGATGCAGGCATCGCGCGTGGCCGTGGTGGAGACCGACGCGCTGTTCGCCTGCCGAATCCAGCCCGACGACTCGGTCTGGATTCGCGGCGTCAAGGGATGGACGCTGTACTCCGCTCCCCAGGCCGGTCGAACCGTCGCTGACGGCAGGCAGCTCCTCGCCTTCTTCCCTCGGCTGGAACCCGCTCGCAACGTGCTGCAGCGAGGGCTCACAGACTTCGGGGCGCTCTGCCATCCGACGATCATGCTGGCCAACCTGAACACCATCGATCGAAAGTCACCCTTCCGATTCTACTACGAAGGACTCACCGACCGAACGGTCTGCCTGCTCGAGCAGATGGAGTCAGAGTTCCAGCTCCTCGCGCGTGCCTATGACACACCGCTCATCGACATGACCGAGCTGCTGCATCGCTACTACGGCTGCAACCGCAGCTCTCTGCTCGCGGCGATCCAGTCGGTGCCGAACTACCGGCACAGCCTCGCTCCCGACACCCTCTCGCATCGCTATCTGCTCGAAGACGTGCCGAACACGCTGGTTCCCCTGTATGAGCTGTCACGCCTGGCCGGACTGCGAACCCCGATGATCGATGCCGCGGTGAACATCGCGTCCATCGTGACGGGAATCGACTTCCTGCGCACCGGGCGAACCCTTGCGGCGCTGGGACTCGATGGGATGTCTGCCTCCGGGATCGTCGAATGGATGCTCGCATGA
- a CDS encoding DMT family transporter, with the protein MDARMSASTEERTPASPSDPEQAAVSAAGACPAERPADDASTPPPHRSAVVGWTLLALLAADVEPILVKIGYQSHATPLQLLTVKTMLSGLLIYPITRRWRWMGWRRCAEMARVSVLLLMTNLLMLAGLSHAGVVTALTIVTTTPALVALVNRARGREVHDLRFWCGFVLCFGGVLVTLDPGRQGGLSCSALGLALLGGAVISSTLYRTALEDLTRRHEPLLISTWFFIINGTLVTVLLLPFIGPVPPTAIGIGMWIGLTGALANVAFVAAVSMLGATRMSIINMLQRPLIIVTAAVILNEPFSALQAVGVALVVWGVQLARVKRNDHARNDDCAPLLRPVRRDAIIPRL; encoded by the coding sequence ATGGATGCTCGCATGAGCGCATCGACCGAAGAGCGCACGCCCGCGTCCCCATCTGATCCCGAGCAGGCGGCCGTCTCCGCTGCGGGCGCGTGCCCGGCGGAGCGCCCCGCAGATGACGCGTCCACGCCTCCCCCGCACCGCAGCGCGGTGGTCGGGTGGACCCTTCTGGCCCTTCTGGCGGCCGATGTCGAACCCATCCTGGTGAAGATCGGGTATCAGTCGCACGCCACGCCGCTGCAGCTGCTCACCGTGAAGACGATGTTGTCCGGACTTCTCATCTATCCGATCACCCGACGCTGGAGGTGGATGGGCTGGCGCAGATGCGCAGAGATGGCACGGGTGAGCGTGCTCCTGCTCATGACCAATCTGCTCATGCTGGCGGGTCTGTCACACGCAGGAGTGGTCACCGCGCTCACCATCGTCACGACCACGCCGGCCCTCGTGGCACTCGTCAACAGGGCGCGGGGAAGAGAGGTGCACGATCTTCGGTTCTGGTGTGGATTCGTGCTCTGCTTCGGAGGCGTGCTGGTGACCCTCGATCCGGGAAGACAAGGCGGCCTGTCGTGCTCGGCGCTCGGCCTGGCGCTGCTCGGAGGGGCGGTGATATCGTCGACCCTGTACCGAACCGCCCTGGAAGATCTCACACGCCGCCACGAACCGCTGCTCATCTCGACCTGGTTCTTCATCATCAACGGAACCCTCGTGACCGTGCTGCTTCTGCCCTTCATCGGCCCCGTGCCCCCGACAGCCATCGGCATCGGCATGTGGATCGGCCTCACCGGCGCCCTGGCCAACGTCGCATTTGTCGCAGCCGTGTCGATGCTCGGCGCGACACGCATGTCGATCATCAACATGCTGCAGCGCCCGCTGATCATCGTGACCGCGGCCGTGATCCTCAACGAGCCGTTCTCTGCCTTGCAGGCCGTGGGCGTGGCGCTGGTCGTATGGGGTGTTCAGCTGGCCCGTGTGAAACGGAACGACCACGCTCGAAACGATGATTGCGCGCCCCTATTGCGTCCGGTCAGACGAGATGCTATAATACCGAGGCTCTGA
- a CDS encoding 30S ribosomal protein S20 — MANTKSAKKSIKVNERRRVRNQAARSAVKTAVKRTVDAVKKNVEEGKTIANAAFSVIDKAAVKGIIHKNTAARKKSRLARKLNKAAANA, encoded by the coding sequence TTGGCCAACACGAAGTCTGCAAAGAAGTCCATCAAGGTGAACGAGCGACGCCGCGTTCGCAACCAGGCCGCTCGTTCCGCGGTGAAGACCGCCGTCAAGCGCACGGTCGATGCGGTGAAGAAGAATGTCGAAGAGGGCAAGACGATTGCCAACGCCGCATTCTCGGTGATCGACAAGGCGGCCGTCAAGGGCATCATCCACAAGAACACGGCAGCCCGCAAGAAGTCACGCCTCGCCCGCAAGCTCAACAAGGCAGCGGCCAACGCCTGA
- a CDS encoding pseudouridine-5'-phosphate glycosidase — protein sequence MKMRMSAEVVRARETGRPVVALESSIWCQGLPWPQNLEGARRVAQAVVSEGAVPAVLAVSDGEVRVGLEDDELAAWCESRDAVKMGMRDIGWVLARGIRGATTVSASVAICAAAGIEVFVTGGIGGVHLDTGGHDVSTDLAALAEHPVCVVSSGAKSVLDVDATLERLESLGVCVIGYGTDCFPVFYSPTSRWPVSVRLDDPAEVAAAWRAARATGLRQSMLVAHPVPEADAIDAALIDRWVAEALAEAALAQVKGKDVTPFLLGWLHRHSEGATLRANLSLVEANARLGARIAGALTAAGRSPSR from the coding sequence ATGAAGATGCGCATGTCGGCGGAGGTCGTGCGGGCTAGGGAGACAGGCAGGCCCGTGGTGGCCCTGGAGTCGAGCATCTGGTGCCAGGGGCTTCCGTGGCCCCAGAACCTCGAGGGGGCCCGGCGTGTGGCCCAGGCGGTCGTCTCTGAGGGGGCCGTGCCCGCGGTGCTGGCGGTCTCTGACGGAGAGGTGCGCGTGGGCCTCGAGGATGACGAGCTCGCGGCGTGGTGTGAGTCGCGCGACGCGGTGAAGATGGGCATGCGTGACATCGGATGGGTTCTTGCGCGTGGGATTCGGGGGGCGACCACGGTGTCGGCATCGGTGGCCATCTGCGCGGCAGCGGGGATCGAGGTGTTCGTCACCGGCGGCATCGGGGGCGTTCACCTGGATACAGGCGGGCACGATGTCTCCACCGATCTCGCTGCGCTTGCGGAGCATCCGGTGTGCGTGGTCTCGAGCGGCGCCAAGTCGGTTCTCGACGTAGATGCCACGCTCGAGCGACTCGAGAGCCTCGGGGTCTGCGTCATCGGATATGGCACCGACTGCTTTCCCGTGTTCTACAGCCCCACCAGTCGCTGGCCGGTGAGCGTTCGGCTCGATGACCCCGCCGAGGTGGCTGCCGCCTGGCGCGCCGCACGCGCCACAGGGCTGCGGCAGTCGATGCTGGTGGCCCATCCGGTGCCCGAGGCCGACGCCATCGATGCCGCCCTGATTGATCGGTGGGTGGCGGAAGCACTTGCCGAGGCTGCCCTGGCGCAGGTCAAAGGCAAGGACGTGACCCCCTTCCTGCTGGGCTGGCTGCACCGCCACAGCGAGGGGGCGACGTTGCGCGCCAACCTGTCACTGGTCGAGGCGAATGCACGGCTGGGGGCGCGCATCGCGGGGGCCCTGACCGCCGCAGGGCGGTCTCCGTCGCGCTGA
- a CDS encoding methenyltetrahydrofolate cyclohydrolase, which yields MGEVQMLDDSLRSFLDRLGSADPVPGGGAASALAAALAANLFKMVVALTRQKEADKNDLLAPVEARLNDLATDLGALVTRDADAYQRVRHAYQMPKDAEDQRIRRAMEIQLAMREATNVPLEVAQRCVELLESAIDVVVLGRPSAISDAGTANFLALSAAMGALLNVQVNLEHVDDDDFVASASSRAVAIQERCHACFEQVRVKIAERMGAA from the coding sequence ATGGGAGAGGTGCAGATGCTCGATGACAGCCTGCGGTCGTTTCTCGACCGCCTCGGGTCGGCAGACCCCGTGCCAGGGGGAGGGGCAGCCAGTGCGCTTGCCGCAGCGCTCGCGGCAAACCTGTTCAAGATGGTGGTGGCGCTGACGCGTCAGAAGGAAGCTGACAAGAACGACCTTCTTGCGCCGGTCGAGGCGCGCCTCAACGATCTCGCGACGGATCTGGGGGCACTGGTGACCCGTGACGCTGACGCCTATCAGCGGGTGCGTCACGCCTATCAGATGCCCAAGGACGCCGAAGATCAGCGGATCCGCCGAGCCATGGAGATCCAGCTGGCGATGCGTGAGGCCACCAATGTGCCGCTCGAGGTGGCCCAGCGGTGCGTGGAGCTGCTCGAATCGGCCATCGACGTCGTCGTGCTGGGGCGACCTTCAGCCATCAGTGACGCGGGCACCGCGAACTTCCTGGCGCTCTCAGCAGCGATGGGGGCGCTTCTCAACGTGCAGGTGAACCTCGAGCATGTGGACGACGACGACTTCGTTGCGTCTGCCTCGAGTCGTGCCGTCGCGATCCAGGAGCGTTGTCACGCCTGCTTTGAGCAGGTGCGGGTGAAGATCGCCGAGCGGATGGGTGCGGCATGA
- a CDS encoding imidazolonepropionase — translation MRGSPEGGAVNARKAMPMAPRPKMAAKGSISFAMRRSTGASPNPGGFRGILGRERGRCEKLAVRSSRCEDGSPVRRDGRGGSAVVTNRGRAMSHKMDLIVTAPHIVTCAPGDRPRTGRGMRDIGCVEDAALGIIDGRVAWVGTRAQSACLVGPRYAVQADQCVVPGLVDAHTHPIWGGSRTGEFEMRAAGATYLDIHRAGGGIMSTVRATRALDAASLALRTRLHLTRMLTHGTTTVEAKSGYGLDLDTELRDLRVLREAARSLPMQVVPTFMGAHAVPSEHASSRAAYIDLVAGPMISRVAEEGLAAYCDVFCEDGAFTLEESRRILEAARARGLGLKIHAEEFAYLGGARMAASLGAVSVDHLLSLPSSDFDAIRAGGSIAVLLPGTAFFLGKTAYAPARGLIEADVPVAIATDFNAGSCMTESLPMALSVAILQMRLTPEEAIVAGTVNAAHAVGRGADVGSLEPGKRADFLVIDCADPREWLYHFGVNLVAEVWTGGERRVRRAAIDDGGPSGS, via the coding sequence ATGAGAGGCTCGCCCGAGGGCGGGGCGGTGAACGCCAGAAAGGCAATGCCGATGGCCCCGAGGCCGAAGATGGCCGCGAAGGGGAGTATCAGCTTTGCGATGAGGAGATCCACAGGGGCGTCACCCAATCCTGGAGGCTTCCGCGGTATTCTGGGTCGAGAGCGGGGTCGTTGCGAGAAGCTCGCGGTTAGAAGTTCCCGGTGCGAAGACGGATCCCCTGTTCGGCGGGATGGCAGGGGGGGGAGCGCCGTGGTGACGAACCGTGGGCGAGCCATGTCACATAAGATGGACCTCATCGTCACTGCCCCCCACATCGTCACCTGCGCTCCAGGTGATCGCCCTCGGACGGGCCGGGGCATGCGCGACATCGGGTGCGTGGAGGACGCAGCCCTCGGCATCATCGACGGTCGCGTCGCCTGGGTGGGGACGCGCGCGCAGAGCGCGTGTCTCGTGGGGCCGCGGTACGCTGTGCAGGCAGACCAGTGCGTGGTGCCGGGCCTCGTCGACGCGCACACGCATCCGATATGGGGGGGCAGCCGGACAGGGGAGTTCGAGATGCGCGCCGCGGGAGCGACCTATCTCGACATCCACCGAGCCGGGGGCGGCATCATGAGCACGGTGCGCGCGACCCGGGCCCTCGACGCAGCCTCTCTCGCCTTGCGAACGCGTCTCCACCTCACCCGCATGCTGACCCACGGGACCACGACGGTGGAAGCCAAGAGCGGCTATGGCCTCGATCTGGACACCGAGCTGCGCGATCTCCGCGTTCTGCGTGAGGCGGCGCGGTCGCTTCCGATGCAGGTCGTGCCGACGTTCATGGGGGCACACGCCGTACCGTCTGAGCATGCCTCGTCGCGGGCAGCGTACATCGATCTCGTTGCGGGCCCCATGATCTCGCGTGTGGCCGAGGAGGGGCTGGCGGCGTACTGTGACGTGTTCTGCGAAGACGGCGCCTTCACCCTCGAAGAGTCGCGCCGAATCCTGGAGGCGGCTCGGGCGAGGGGACTGGGCCTGAAGATCCATGCGGAGGAGTTCGCCTATCTCGGGGGGGCGCGCATGGCGGCCTCTCTCGGTGCGGTCTCGGTCGACCACCTGCTCAGCCTTCCCTCGTCCGACTTCGATGCCATCCGCGCAGGAGGCAGCATTGCCGTTCTGCTGCCCGGCACGGCCTTCTTCCTGGGGAAGACCGCGTATGCGCCCGCGAGAGGGCTCATCGAGGCCGATGTTCCCGTGGCGATTGCCACCGACTTCAACGCCGGGTCGTGCATGACGGAGAGCCTTCCCATGGCGCTGTCGGTCGCCATCCTCCAGATGCGCCTCACGCCCGAGGAAGCCATTGTGGCCGGCACCGTGAACGCAGCCCATGCTGTGGGACGAGGCGCCGATGTCGGCAGCCTCGAGCCGGGGAAGCGGGCAGATTTTCTCGTGATCGACTGCGCTGACCCGCGGGAGTGGCTCTACCACTTCGGCGTCAATCTGGTGGCCGAGGTCTGGACCGGCGGGGAGCGACGGGTGCGCAGGGCAGCGATCGATGACGGTGGCCCGTCAGGGTCTTGA